ctgatattccacctccagaggtagagagagactgatgctgagatcagacacactgatgctggacaataaactgtttcctttgtaccaggagagagtcacatgactcacattcaccgctgaacacaacaatgaacaatatgatGAAGAACAGTGTGAAGAGTTACTgctgatgacaggaacaggTAGACGAGCTGAAAACATGAGAGGATAGCGATAAATATTACAATGTTTAGTTATTTGATAATGTAGCTAgttaataaaacaagaatatgTGAAGGACAGGACAAATGATCTCTACTCACCGtaaacagaaacactgaatgtttttgatGACCGTTCTGCTCCATTTATCCGTAGTTTATAGAGTCCAGCGTGTTCAGTTgtggtgtttgtgatggtcagagatccagtttgattgtccagcttcagtctgtctctgaatctcccatcatTACATGTGTTAATGATTCCATCAGCTCTGTTTATTTGAGCTATCAGAGAGTTTTCAGCTCCAAATTTCCACAGTATGTCGTCGTCTTCAGGTATTTCAGTAATGGTAGTATTaagagtgacagaatctccctcctCTACCGACAGTGATTGCAATTCATTTGTCTCAGAACCGAACACACCTGGAGAACAGATTGATGCTCTTTAAGTATACAAAGTTTTATTCACTGAGAccagttttagtttgttacctttaaatgtgaattattGAACAAcaagaaacataaaaacaaatgaaatgtgaaatataaGAACGGACAGATGAGTGTGAACCAGTTATTTAATGTTCATGCTTTGACCTTAATCTTAAGTAAGTGTGATATAATGATATAAGTAATAATGATTAATGTAATACAGATAACAACCaatatttttaacagtatttgCAGTTTTGGAACTCTAAAATCAAAAGAAGTTAAGTTGTAAAAATTCTTGTATAACTTACCAGTCAAACGCCACCAAAACAAATAACACGAAACAAATGTGCAAACCATTTTCCATTGTTCTTCAGTGTCTGATCTAAAAACACTGTCCCCTGAGAAAACAACCCAGTGTGTGAATCCTCCCCTGACAGTGTTTGACCCTCCTAGTTCACCcactctctcattctctctgaatgtgacgtatatatatatacagtatatatacatataagaCTTTACCTATTTTTAAAATAGGAAAACATTattcagttttatatttaacattagtagttttcttttatttgttttaaatgtagttCTGACAATGTAGAACAGTGTAATATTGTGTGAATATTGAATTAGTCAACATTAATTTTATAGTTAAAGCTTATTTTAAAATGGCTTTTATAATTGTTCAGTTGTAAATTGCAAACCCAAAAACTGTCTTGTATCTCACATGGCCAGATTTACTGAAATATACCCTGACACCAGTAgacagaggtggacagtaacgaagtacatttacttgagtattgtacttaagtacactttttgagtatctgtactttacttgagtattatttttttctggaaacttgctacttcaacttcactacatttgaaagacaaatatcgtactttttactccactacatttctatcaagTTCCCCAAGTCGAAAGTCGTAATATGTAGCAGTTCTTTTccagtgtgtgcattttcagattgaCTGAACCTTTTTTAATAACTCAAGTaatgaagttgtgtactttgtccgcctctgtaGCTCATCTTCTGAGTCAAACCGAAACCTGCTGCAGTCTGATTTTCTCAGAAACATGGTTTGATCTGTTGGATGGACAAACAGCATGTGTGTAGGCATTTAGGCATTTAGGCATCATGTGTGATGTTTAGATTGTGAAGAGCTTCTTCCTGTTCTGCTACTATGAACCTCTCAGTTGATCTTATCTACATAGAACAGCTTGACTGTCAAATACAATACTGAATCTATCAAAAACAGACAAATCAGACTCAGAGGTCAAAGATCAAACCATTTTAAAGTTGGAATAACTGTATCATGtcttaattaaacattttatttaataatatttcagttaaattaattgattattactctttaaagtttttgtttgtttgtttgtttgtttgtttttgttcagcaTAGCTCCTAATAATTATGAAACACCGTGTTACATTATGATTTAGTAGTCAGCAATCATTCTAATGTCCTTATTTATTATAGATGTCTAATGTAACGGTGGGTTTAACGTCAATGTTACACCAGTACTGtttactattttttatatatatatccctcATATGGTGTTCGGGTCATTTTTGCCCGGagatgattttctttttcctaaGAATTCTAGTTAATGTTATCGCATTGGACTGAAatttaatgactttattcacAAAGGGtataacagaattttttttttttttatcattttagtacttttttgGGAGAGATTTTTCACCTTGTTACACTTGTAGTGTTCCTGGGCATAAATGACCCGGCCTCaaacaattgcttataaatcactcattatgctatattatcaccaaagattggattcaatcttttagtcaacttgttttctttcatttaggactggttttgtatttatatttgtatctGATTAATTCATGCCTCATTTATCTGAGAGtagtaaataaaaaacattatttatgaataattttcgcaatattaaataaaaactgatgaaaatttgcactgtttatcacactagtgtactttaatgtttaataagggagtttgcttttaaatgcttttattttgtacaaaatggcacaaagtcacacttgtggtgttcccggtcaaaaatgtCCAGCCATTCAAAGTGAATGGGAAAGAATGAAAGTAATAAAACCTATTAGTGTTCAGGAGCATGTTGATCATGTTCACGTTCACATATGTACATGTGTACTTGCAAACATAAAGGCCTTGGACCTGTTCATGTGTGGATGCATGCATACTcacgctaacacacacacacgcacacgcacacacacacatacacacacacacacacacacacacacacacgtatacaaACTTATACAAACCCCCCACACACACGCACGAACTGGCTTCACCCTGCTTCAAAATAATCTTTCTTTCATCTTCTTTCTTTCATCACACCTTCTAGACAAAATATTATGACAATAGGTTTTGAGGCTTTCATGTTCTCACAAGGCAGACTAAAGTTTACTAATAAATGCTTTAACACAAAGACAGAGCACATAAATCCCTCACAGCACCTTGTCATTCAGTCTGTGTCAGCACAATGGTGAAGAAGCTGTCTTTACAAGAGGTCTTGATCATATTACTGATCAAGAAAATAGCGAGGAAGATGAATCTTACGGTGAAGGCATGTTGCAAGATATATCAGAAGAGGAAGACATCACTGAACAAGCTGCAAACCTTGCACCAACTGAAGAGGAGCAATTTTCTGATTGTGAGGGCCCAGCTGAAGTTGATGTAATGTTCTGGTTGAAGGATGGAAAGTTTCAATATTGTTGTAACATGAAATGTTCTCTAAATGGCAGTGCTGTTTATTCATGTCACAATGGTCAGATTTGTTGTTGCATGACATTGTCTCTGTATGACAGTGTcagtgtgttatttatttattttttgtgacaGCATAAATATTAGTTTGTTGTTCCATGAAATGTTCTCTATATAAGAATGTTAATGTGTTCTTTCTCGTATGTCACAATGTTCAGATTTGACAGGGAACAGCAAAAGTGTTACTTTGTGCCCCTTAATGTTAAACTccctgattaaacattaaagcacactagtgtgataaacagtgcaaattttcatcagttttcatttaatattgtgaaaatgattaataaataaggcttttttcactgaaaaaatGAGGTGCCTACTCtcagataaatgaggcctacgattaatcagatgcaaatataaatacaaaagcagtcctaaatgaaagaaaagaagttgacaaaaagattgaaaccaacatttggtgataatatagcataatgagttatttataagcaatttttgAAGCAGGGTCATTTTTGCCCTGGAACATCACAAGTTTTATAAGGTTTTGAACACAACACaagggatatatatatataaaacaacattcATACACTAAATGACAGTTCACAGCATAAGTGTGCAGAGTATAATTTGTGACACAACTCAACCAAACTGGCCCTGTTTATTAGCTCATAGTTGTAAAACAGAGACATCTGCTGATGACTGTAATGAACCAGCAGGATATGGTTGGTAGTGATGGTTAGATGAAGCTTTGTGAAGAGGCTTTCCTCTCTCAACTCTATCTCAAAAGGATTTATTACTCGAAGCTTTTTAGCACAGTGTACGTTGTGGCCATCTAGTGATCATAAAAATGAATAGCACCTTCCAAAGTGCTGTTACAGCCGCTGTGGCTTCACATCTGACTGGCTCTACAAATaattatctgttttattttgttgtatataaataatggtcaaTGTCAAAGTCATTAATTTGTGTCTGTGTACTGGcgctaaaataagtaaaataaatgaaaaatacatttgtaaattCAATCTGTGATCTGTCTAATTTAACTCTGCCTCAGTCCTTATCTGTTATTTCATATGCAAAGTTCATTTGAGCATAAATTGAAttgctgatttatttttaattttttctaataaaaataatgcctCACCCACCCCAGTTCAGCTGGCGCTGCATGTTCAGCTCCTCAGCTTTCACACTGGACTCCTCAAACTCCAAGGTGGGCAGAAGCATCATGATCCACAGACACTAGGCCTAAATCCTTTGGTCTAATCCTGTAAActctaaaaaatattaaaacagctGTACACTGTATATCTGATCATCTCTCAAACCCTTTCCCAAAAGGTCCACGGCACTCATTGGTCTATTCTTCATATTGATAAAAAGACTACTCTGATCATCGTATACGTTTAAAAAGCACATAATGTGTCTAAAACATCACATTCATCACACATACCATTTCATGCTTCCCCATTAATGCAAGTGTTGAATTTGTTCCACCCTTAAAAAtcattactttctttctttatgcCTTCCATAAAACTGTTCTTTGTTCCGTACTGATTTCGTAAATGAACACTCCTATACCAATTTTTTGATCGATTGGATCTTTAGATCCATCTAATCTATATAAAAGAATACAAATTTCTCTCATAAAAACATTGATTTGATAACTATTACTATATCCACCTCCTGCTTTTTCCCAGGCCTCCAATAATCTCAATAGGTTTAACAATAGGTTCAGATTCAATACTGACACTCCATTTAATGGTATGTTTGGACAGACTTCATTCTCCAGACCACAATCCTTGACCCACTGTTCATATTTCCATCCAAAACATGAAAATTGTGTCActacatcaaatctcagcaaaaatatatattttatacatgtaaatttagatttgtttgtacaataatgtaaatgtataatataataataaaacataaataactaatttttttaatacttaattaaataattaaaaaacttaCACATTTTCCTTTTCAATTTTTCTAGGTATTTTTCTTagtgtactaactgatcaacaatcgcaagtacaagctactaacaaagtatattataaatgaacaattattaaattattattattattattaaatta
The sequence above is a segment of the Onychostoma macrolepis isolate SWU-2019 chromosome 22, ASM1243209v1, whole genome shotgun sequence genome. Coding sequences within it:
- the LOC131529728 gene encoding natural killer cell receptor 2B4-like isoform X2; protein product: MMLLPTLEFEESSVKAEELNMQRQLNWGDSVFRSDTEEQWKMVCTFVSCYLFWWRLTGVFGSETNELQSLSVEEGDSVTLNTTITEIPEDDDILWKFGAENSLIAQINRADGIINTCNDGRFRDRLKLDNQTGSLTITNTTTEHAGLYKLRINGAERSSKTFSVSVYARLPVPVISSNSSHCSSSYCSLLCSAVNVSHVTLSWYKGNSLLSSISVSDLSISLSLPLEVEYQDNNTYSCVLNNPISKQTTHLDISQLCHTCAAGPQTHSHSPENSVSLIVLISAAAGSLLIVAAVRIFCIRRKHRKTEQEVQTQAEESAYAEPTFYKRKGHKWEVKEDHIEEDHVAYASVAVKL
- the LOC131529728 gene encoding natural killer cell receptor 2B4-like isoform X3 — protein: MMLLPTLEFEESSVKAEELNMQRQLNWGVFGSETNELQSLSVEEGDSVTLNTTITEIPEDDDILWKFGAENSLIAQINRADGIINTCNDGRFRDRLKLDNQTGSLTITNTTTEHAGLYKLRINGAERSSKTFSVSVYARLPVPVISSNSSHCSSSYCSLLCSAVNVSHVTLSWYKGNSLLSSISVSDLSISLSLPLEVEYQDNNTYSCVLNNPISKQTTHLDISQLCHTCAAGPQTHSHSPENSVSLIVLISAAAGSLLIVAAVRIFCIRRKHRKTEQEVQTQAEESAYAEPTFYKRKGHKWEVKEDHIEEDHVAYASVAVKL
- the LOC131529728 gene encoding natural killer cell receptor 2B4-like isoform X1: MYIYCIYIYVTFRENERVGELGGSNTVRGGFTHWVVFSGDSVFRSDTEEQWKMVCTFVSCYLFWWRLTGVFGSETNELQSLSVEEGDSVTLNTTITEIPEDDDILWKFGAENSLIAQINRADGIINTCNDGRFRDRLKLDNQTGSLTITNTTTEHAGLYKLRINGAERSSKTFSVSVYARLPVPVISSNSSHCSSSYCSLLCSAVNVSHVTLSWYKGNSLLSSISVSDLSISLSLPLEVEYQDNNTYSCVLNNPISKQTTHLDISQLCHTCAAGPQTHSHSPENSVSLIVLISAAAGSLLIVAAVRIFCIRRKHRKTEQEVQTQAEESAYAEPTFYKRKGHKWEVKEDHIEEDHVAYASVAVKL